From a region of the uncultured Desulfatiglans sp. genome:
- a CDS encoding conserved hypothetical protein (Evidence 4 : Unknown function but conserved in other organisms), with the protein MKTAYFDCYAGVSGDMFIGSLLDAGLPFEELQAALETLPLEGYRLGMREELRQGIRGTRFLVEMLQHEHAHRRLGDVRRIIRSSALSAWAKGTAEAVFEILARAEGKVHGLSPDAVTFHEVGAVDSIVDIVGGVFGVERLGIERMHASPLPLGRGFTPSAHGRLPLPAPATLEILAGLEVRDAGTETETVTPTGAALLKVLASSWGPMPAMRIQRIGYGAGSRDLPDRPNCLRVLIGDAAVAGNAETVLMLETNLDDASSEFMGYMMERLFGAGALDVVFIPVQMKKNRPGTQVQVMAHPVRKDDLTRILFEESLTLGVRVRMCEREVLEREVVTVESPWGPLEVKRVKGPGGRWRLVPEYEACRAVAVGRRVPLRDVYAWVTGLEDSGL; encoded by the coding sequence ATGAAAACGGCCTATTTCGACTGCTATGCCGGTGTCAGCGGCGACATGTTCATCGGGTCGCTGCTGGATGCCGGTCTGCCCTTCGAGGAGCTCCAGGCGGCACTCGAAACGCTGCCGCTCGAAGGATACCGCCTGGGCATGCGCGAAGAACTGCGCCAGGGGATCCGGGGGACGCGCTTTCTGGTGGAGATGCTCCAGCATGAGCACGCCCATCGGCGTTTGGGGGACGTCCGGCGCATCATCCGCAGTTCCGCCCTGAGTGCATGGGCGAAGGGCACCGCGGAGGCGGTCTTCGAGATCCTGGCCCGGGCGGAGGGGAAGGTCCACGGGCTTTCTCCGGATGCGGTGACCTTCCACGAGGTCGGAGCGGTCGATTCGATTGTGGATATCGTGGGCGGTGTGTTCGGGGTCGAACGGCTGGGGATCGAAAGAATGCACGCGTCACCCCTGCCACTCGGTCGTGGATTTACCCCGTCGGCCCACGGGAGGCTGCCTTTGCCCGCACCCGCCACCCTCGAGATCCTGGCGGGCCTGGAGGTGAGGGACGCCGGCACGGAGACGGAGACGGTGACCCCGACCGGGGCGGCACTGCTCAAAGTCCTGGCTTCATCCTGGGGTCCGATGCCCGCCATGCGCATCCAGCGGATAGGGTACGGTGCCGGCTCGCGCGATCTGCCGGACAGGCCGAATTGCCTGAGGGTGCTCATCGGAGATGCAGCGGTTGCTGGAAACGCCGAGACTGTCCTCATGCTCGAGACGAACCTCGACGATGCGAGCTCGGAGTTTATGGGCTACATGATGGAGAGGCTTTTCGGCGCCGGAGCGCTGGATGTGGTGTTCATCCCTGTGCAGATGAAGAAGAACCGTCCTGGGACGCAGGTACAGGTCATGGCGCATCCGGTTCGGAAAGACGACCTGACCCGAATTCTGTTCGAAGAGAGTCTCACGCTCGGTGTCCGGGTTCGGATGTGCGAGCGAGAGGTGCTCGAGCGTGAGGTCGTGACGGTTGAGAGCCCTTGGGGACCCCTCGAGGTCAAACGCGTGAAGGGTCCGGGAGGCCGCTGGAGGCTTGTGCCGGAATACGAGGCCTGCCGGGCGGTGGCTGTGGGCCGGCGGGTCCCCCTGAGAGACGTTTATGCCTGGGTGACGGGGCTGGAGGATTCCGGTCTGTGA
- the pgpA gene encoding Phosphatidylglycerophosphatase A, producing MMSTDRSDTLTPAAAFKTASLSGKAALILSTWFGSGLAPVASGTFGTLAALPLAYVVSLAGGAGGVLVTLALIGLAFWSSERTRRLLRKDDPSPVVIDEVAGTLVTLFLVPPSWLGWTAGFFLFRFFDILKPYPIRRLERLRGGLGIVADDLLAGVYARVVLGLILWLVHPA from the coding sequence TTGATGTCCACAGACCGATCTGATACCTTGACTCCCGCAGCCGCGTTCAAGACCGCCTCTCTTTCGGGCAAGGCGGCCCTCATCCTGTCGACTTGGTTCGGAAGCGGCCTCGCCCCGGTTGCCTCGGGAACCTTCGGAACCCTGGCGGCCCTGCCTCTGGCCTACGTGGTGAGCCTTGCGGGAGGCGCAGGAGGGGTGCTGGTGACGCTTGCCCTGATCGGGCTGGCATTCTGGTCCTCGGAGCGGACACGACGGCTGCTCCGAAAGGATGATCCTTCGCCCGTGGTGATCGACGAAGTCGCGGGCACCCTGGTGACCCTCTTTCTGGTCCCGCCCTCCTGGCTGGGTTGGACCGCCGGTTTTTTTCTGTTTCGTTTCTTCGACATCCTCAAGCCTTATCCGATCAGGCGGCTCGAGAGGTTGAGGGGCGGCTTGGGGATTGTCGCCGATGATCTTCTGGCGGGGGTGTATGCCCGGGTCGTGCTCGGCCTGATCCTATGGCTGGTGCATCCCGCGTGA
- a CDS encoding CinA-like protein — MYGEIITIGTELISGRTLDLNAWYAAGRLTASGLRVTRMTAVGDDRERVTDALSRALGESLFVIVTGGLGSTEDDMTTAIVADALKRPLCLDRRMFDLIKSHAEARGMEMTAALEKMAWMPGGAQVLKPEGNACGFRMVEGAVRLYFLPGVPDQMRYLMDECVLPDLLQRFQTLPVLRQRILKLYGVSEPVIAETFKSLEAKSPDVQFGFYPRFPENHITISLRGPDEPSVSRELDQAESAVRGLLGEYVFSAGSDTMEEVVGRGLIEAGLKLASAESCTGGMIGQMLTNVPGSSDYFEGGVISYSNAAKVDFLGVRRRTLERHGAVSRETALEMAEGVRGRMHVDIGLSVTGIAGPAGGSAEKPVGTVYFGLAHERASFAERYRFWGTRKQIRKNAAMMALDWVRRFLHGDPFLSGV, encoded by the coding sequence ATGTACGGAGAAATCATCACCATAGGCACTGAGCTCATTTCGGGCAGAACCCTCGACCTGAACGCCTGGTACGCTGCGGGGCGGTTGACGGCGTCGGGCCTTCGGGTGACGCGGATGACGGCTGTTGGAGATGACCGGGAAAGAGTCACGGATGCCCTTTCGCGCGCACTCGGCGAATCGCTGTTCGTCATTGTAACCGGGGGCCTCGGCTCCACCGAAGACGACATGACCACCGCGATTGTGGCCGATGCCTTGAAGCGGCCGCTCTGTCTCGACCGGCGGATGTTCGATCTGATCAAGAGCCATGCCGAGGCACGCGGGATGGAGATGACGGCGGCCCTTGAAAAGATGGCCTGGATGCCGGGCGGCGCGCAGGTTCTGAAACCGGAGGGAAATGCCTGCGGGTTTCGAATGGTCGAGGGGGCTGTCCGGCTGTATTTTCTGCCCGGGGTGCCGGATCAGATGCGTTACTTGATGGATGAGTGCGTGCTGCCTGATCTTTTGCAGCGGTTCCAGACCCTGCCGGTGCTCCGCCAGCGCATCCTGAAGCTTTACGGCGTCAGTGAACCTGTCATTGCGGAGACGTTCAAGAGTCTGGAGGCCAAATCCCCGGATGTTCAATTCGGTTTCTACCCGCGCTTTCCCGAAAACCACATCACGATCAGCCTGAGAGGCCCCGACGAGCCCTCCGTGAGCCGTGAACTCGACCAGGCCGAATCGGCCGTCCGGGGGCTTTTGGGGGAGTACGTCTTCTCCGCAGGAAGCGACACGATGGAAGAGGTCGTCGGGCGGGGCCTGATAGAGGCCGGCCTGAAACTGGCATCGGCCGAGTCCTGCACCGGGGGGATGATCGGGCAGATGTTGACCAACGTACCAGGGAGCTCCGACTACTTCGAAGGAGGCGTGATCTCTTACAGCAACGCCGCGAAGGTGGATTTCCTGGGGGTTCGGCGGAGGACGCTCGAGCGGCACGGTGCCGTCAGCCGCGAGACGGCGCTCGAGATGGCCGAAGGGGTCCGCGGACGTATGCACGTGGATATCGGTCTGTCCGTGACAGGCATCGCGGGGCCTGCGGGCGGTTCGGCTGAAAAACCCGTTGGTACGGTCTATTTCGGCTTGGCGCATGAGCGAGCCTCGTTTGCAGAACGATACCGTTTTTGGGGCACCCGGAAACAGATCCGGAAGAATGCCGCCATGATGGCACTTGATTGGGTGAGGCGTTTTTTGCATGGAGATCCGTTCCTTTCTGGCGTTTGA
- a CDS encoding 2'-5' RNA ligase, which translates to MEIRSFLAFDLPGVLREGFDEIHRGLVPAIRDVRWVAPGNVHLTVVFLGQVRQGDLDAIGSAAAVVCHAFSPFRIALEGLGTFGGSRRPRVLWIGLAGDIDRMGVFRDALQDELQPFGIQRETRPFRPHLTLGRFRENARPGEALDRCLKERAGWTTPPAVLDELVLYRSDLRPGGAVYTRLGAWPLSGSS; encoded by the coding sequence ATGGAGATCCGTTCCTTTCTGGCGTTTGACTTGCCCGGTGTCCTGCGCGAGGGGTTCGATGAGATCCACCGCGGCCTGGTTCCCGCTATTCGGGACGTTCGCTGGGTGGCGCCGGGCAATGTGCATTTGACCGTGGTTTTTCTCGGTCAGGTGCGGCAGGGAGATCTCGATGCCATAGGGTCCGCCGCCGCCGTCGTTTGCCATGCCTTCAGCCCTTTCAGGATCGCGCTCGAAGGGCTGGGAACCTTCGGTGGAAGCCGCCGGCCGAGAGTCCTATGGATCGGCCTCGCGGGGGACATCGACCGGATGGGGGTTTTTCGGGACGCCCTGCAGGACGAGCTGCAACCTTTCGGCATCCAGCGTGAGACGCGCCCTTTCCGGCCGCATCTGACCCTGGGAAGATTCCGGGAGAACGCACGGCCCGGCGAGGCGCTCGATCGATGTCTGAAAGAGCGGGCGGGATGGACAACGCCCCCGGCCGTCCTCGATGAACTGGTGCTCTACCGGAGCGACCTGAGGCCTGGTGGGGCAGTGTATACGCGCCTCGGGGCCTGGCCGCTCTCCGGGTCGAGTTGA
- the recA gene encoding DNA strand exchange and recombination protein with protease and nuclease activity (Evidence 2a : Function from experimental evidences in other organisms; PubMedId : 1731246, 1731253, 2274037, 6244554, 6930655, 9033586; Product type e : enzyme), with protein sequence MDRGKAVEQAISQIEKQFGRGSIMKMGEQKVLDVPAISTGSLALDLALGVGGVPRGRVVEIYGPESSGKTTLALHIAAEAQAKGGMVAFIDAEHALDISYARNLGVDVDSLLVSQPDTGEQALDIAEILVRSGAIDVLVIDSVAALVPRAEIEGEMGDQHVGLQARLMSQALRKLTATISKSHTCVIFINQIRMKIGVMFGSPETTTGGNALKFYASQRLDIRRIAAIKEGADTIGNRTRVKVVKNKIAPPFKEAEFDIIYGKGISKEGDILDLGVELGIVEKSGAWYSFGEDRIGQGRENVKRFLAENPDIRDRIAEMILEKTGLKQIVSKAAGGEPVESAPESA encoded by the coding sequence ATGGACCGAGGAAAGGCCGTAGAACAAGCGATTTCACAGATAGAAAAGCAGTTCGGCCGGGGCTCGATCATGAAGATGGGGGAGCAGAAGGTTCTGGACGTCCCTGCTATTTCAACCGGTTCGCTGGCACTCGACCTTGCCCTCGGGGTCGGCGGGGTGCCCCGCGGACGGGTGGTGGAGATCTATGGCCCGGAGTCGTCGGGGAAGACCACCCTGGCGCTCCACATCGCGGCGGAGGCCCAGGCAAAGGGTGGAATGGTGGCCTTCATCGACGCGGAGCACGCCCTCGATATCTCCTATGCCCGAAACCTGGGAGTGGATGTCGACAGCCTCCTGGTTTCGCAGCCGGATACCGGGGAGCAGGCCCTGGATATCGCCGAAATTCTGGTGAGGAGCGGGGCCATCGATGTCCTGGTAATCGATTCGGTCGCCGCGTTGGTCCCCCGTGCGGAAATCGAGGGGGAAATGGGAGACCAGCATGTCGGACTGCAGGCGCGGCTCATGAGCCAGGCCCTGCGCAAGCTGACGGCCACCATCAGCAAATCCCACACCTGCGTGATCTTCATCAATCAGATCCGCATGAAGATCGGCGTAATGTTCGGGAGCCCCGAGACCACCACGGGCGGGAACGCGCTCAAGTTTTATGCCAGCCAGCGTCTAGACATCCGGCGGATCGCCGCCATCAAAGAGGGCGCCGACACGATCGGGAACCGCACCCGGGTAAAGGTGGTCAAGAACAAGATCGCCCCGCCGTTCAAAGAGGCCGAGTTCGACATCATCTACGGCAAGGGAATTTCAAAAGAGGGGGATATCCTGGACCTCGGCGTGGAGCTGGGCATCGTAGAGAAGAGCGGCGCCTGGTACTCTTTCGGAGAGGACCGGATCGGGCAGGGCCGCGAAAACGTGAAGCGTTTCCTGGCGGAGAACCCCGATATACGGGATCGGATCGCGGAGATGATCCTGGAAAAGACCGGCCTGAAGCAGATCGTTTCCAAGGCGGCCGGAGGGGAGCCGGTTGAGTCCGCCCCCGAATCCGCCTGA
- the alaS gene encoding alanyl-tRNA synthetase (Evidence 2a : Function from experimental evidences in other organisms; PubMedId : 1712632, 6256345, 7005898, 7025207, 8393005, 8604133; Product type e : enzyme) encodes MTKPMDFRQIRQAFLDYFKGRGHAIVESSSLIPRDDPTLLFTNAGMVQFKRMFLGEEKRGYTRAATCQKCVRAGGKHNDLDNVGYTARHHTFFEMLGNFSFGDYFKEEAIVWAWELLTQVYGLPEERLYVSVFKDDDEARRIWAEKVGVPAEKIVPLGEKDNFWAMGDTGPCGPCSEIYIDQGPEIGCGRPDCHPGCDCDRFLEIWNLVFTQFDRSPDGSLTPLPRPNIDTGMGLERLAAVIQGASSNYGSDIFKDILDCIGEFSGRRYGEDARQDVAFRVIADHSRAVTFLINDGVMPSNEGRGYVLRRIIRRAVRFGQVLGMQDVFLNRVCSRVIAVMAPDYPDLIRSQAFIEGVVTNEEKRFADTLHYGMRVLEEEIERLRAGGARVVPGDVLFKLYDTYGLSADIVEDVVRDEGFALDMEGYGEAMSRQRTQSQESWKGSGEEAIPEGYRAVLSRGVATPFVGYTDLASEAEVAAVLVDGREQDAVSSGVEAELILSRTPFYGQAGGQMGDRGWIESDGARFLVKDTRKYGQDLIVHQGVLESGRIGVGAKVKAVVDETLRRATAANHSATHLLHAALREVLGDHVKQAGSMVSAERLRFDFSHFTQVSADKLLDVERRVNARIRENHPLETEVMTREEAAHTGAMAIFEERYGERVRVVSVGEDVSKELCGGTHTARTGDIGLFRIVSEAGVAANVRRIEALTGEAALLHDEAESETIRRSSALLKTTPDALLERVERLVREHREKDREIEALKARLLTRRSDEWLQDVRRIGDVSVLAQKLDADGPKALREAADRIRDKLGSGVILLGAVHEQKVMLICVVTADLQDRFKAGEIVRRLSPIVGGKGGGRPDMAQGGGTRPDKLAETIEAFYDLMSGHP; translated from the coding sequence ATGACGAAGCCAATGGATTTTAGACAGATCAGGCAGGCATTCCTGGATTACTTCAAAGGCCGGGGCCATGCGATTGTGGAGAGTTCTTCGCTTATCCCGAGGGACGACCCGACCCTGCTTTTCACCAATGCAGGGATGGTGCAGTTCAAACGAATGTTTCTGGGAGAGGAAAAGCGGGGCTATACCCGGGCGGCCACCTGCCAGAAATGCGTACGGGCAGGCGGGAAGCACAACGACCTGGACAACGTGGGCTACACGGCCCGCCATCATACCTTCTTCGAGATGCTCGGCAATTTTTCCTTCGGCGACTATTTCAAGGAAGAAGCTATCGTGTGGGCCTGGGAGCTTCTTACGCAGGTCTACGGCTTGCCCGAGGAGCGGCTCTATGTCTCCGTCTTCAAGGATGACGACGAAGCGCGGAGAATCTGGGCCGAGAAGGTAGGCGTCCCGGCGGAGAAGATCGTTCCCCTCGGGGAGAAGGACAATTTCTGGGCCATGGGGGATACGGGGCCCTGCGGACCCTGCTCCGAGATTTATATCGATCAGGGACCCGAGATTGGATGCGGCCGCCCCGACTGCCACCCCGGCTGCGACTGCGACCGGTTTCTGGAGATCTGGAATCTGGTCTTCACGCAGTTCGATCGCAGCCCGGATGGAAGCCTGACCCCGCTCCCGCGCCCCAATATCGACACAGGGATGGGGCTCGAACGTCTGGCGGCGGTCATCCAGGGGGCTTCTTCCAACTACGGATCGGATATCTTCAAGGATATCCTGGACTGCATCGGCGAATTTTCCGGAAGACGCTACGGAGAAGATGCGCGCCAGGACGTCGCCTTCCGCGTGATCGCGGATCATTCGCGCGCGGTCACGTTTCTGATCAACGACGGGGTGATGCCTTCGAACGAGGGTCGCGGGTACGTCCTGCGGCGGATCATCCGGCGGGCAGTCCGTTTCGGCCAGGTGCTCGGAATGCAGGACGTGTTTCTCAACCGGGTGTGCAGCCGGGTGATCGCCGTCATGGCGCCGGATTACCCCGATCTGATCCGTTCGCAGGCCTTTATCGAAGGGGTGGTGACGAACGAGGAGAAGCGTTTTGCGGATACGCTTCACTACGGGATGCGCGTCCTGGAAGAGGAGATCGAGCGTCTGCGCGCCGGAGGCGCACGCGTCGTTCCGGGCGATGTCCTGTTCAAACTCTACGACACCTACGGGCTTTCGGCCGATATCGTCGAGGACGTCGTACGGGATGAGGGCTTTGCCCTCGATATGGAGGGCTACGGGGAGGCGATGTCGCGGCAGCGGACGCAGTCCCAGGAATCCTGGAAGGGGAGCGGTGAAGAGGCGATACCCGAGGGCTACCGGGCGGTTCTTTCGCGGGGTGTGGCTACACCCTTTGTAGGGTACACCGACCTCGCGTCTGAGGCGGAGGTGGCGGCGGTCCTGGTAGACGGGCGTGAACAGGATGCCGTTTCGAGCGGTGTCGAGGCCGAATTGATTTTGAGCCGCACACCGTTTTACGGCCAGGCCGGCGGGCAGATGGGTGACCGGGGCTGGATCGAGTCCGACGGGGCGCGGTTCTTGGTAAAGGATACGCGCAAATACGGCCAGGATCTGATCGTGCACCAGGGCGTGCTCGAGAGCGGCCGGATCGGCGTAGGGGCGAAGGTCAAGGCCGTCGTGGACGAAACGCTTCGGCGGGCGACAGCCGCCAACCATTCAGCGACCCACCTCCTGCATGCGGCGCTGCGGGAGGTCCTGGGGGATCATGTGAAGCAGGCCGGTTCGATGGTGTCCGCCGAGCGGCTGCGTTTCGACTTCAGCCATTTCACGCAGGTGTCGGCCGACAAGCTTCTGGATGTGGAGCGGCGGGTCAATGCCCGTATCCGCGAGAATCATCCTCTCGAGACCGAGGTCATGACAAGGGAAGAGGCGGCGCATACGGGCGCCATGGCTATCTTCGAAGAGCGGTACGGCGAGCGGGTGCGGGTGGTCAGCGTCGGAGAGGATGTGAGCAAGGAACTGTGCGGCGGTACGCACACCGCGCGGACAGGTGACATCGGTCTTTTCCGGATCGTGAGCGAAGCGGGCGTGGCGGCCAATGTCCGGCGCATCGAGGCCCTGACCGGAGAGGCTGCGCTTCTGCACGACGAGGCGGAGTCTGAGACGATTCGGCGTTCGTCCGCCCTCCTCAAGACGACGCCGGATGCCCTGCTCGAGAGGGTCGAGCGGTTGGTGCGCGAGCATCGCGAGAAAGACCGGGAGATCGAGGCCTTGAAGGCCCGTCTGCTGACCCGCAGGTCTGACGAATGGCTGCAGGATGTCCGTCGAATCGGGGATGTTTCCGTGCTCGCTCAAAAGCTGGATGCCGATGGACCGAAGGCCTTGCGTGAGGCCGCGGACCGGATCAGGGACAAGCTCGGTTCGGGGGTGATTCTTCTCGGTGCCGTGCACGAGCAGAAGGTGATGCTGATCTGCGTGGTGACGGCCGATCTTCAGGACCGCTTCAAGGCCGGGGAGATCGTCCGCCGGCTTTCTCCCATCGTAGGGGGGAAAGGCGGCGGGCGGCCCGACATGGCGCAGGGCGGAGGCACCCGTCCGGATAAACTCGCCGAGACGATCGAGGCCTTCTACGACCTCATGAGCGGCCACCCGTGA
- the yfiO gene encoding Outer membrane assembly lipoprotein YfiO produces the protein MKNGEHRTDQMKTPRFILQWCATLVLMGFLLNGCSLWHWAFPPEKEAEKGPALLLSDGMDAMDRGYYQEAIDAFQQITDRYPYSREALTAELKLADAYFARRLFEEAFGAYGDFEKLHPNHPEIPYVIYRMGLCHYERMKSIDRDQEYTLKAKEHFERLIRRFPDSPYAQSAKLKVRDCYESLAGHELYVGNFYYKTGRYGAAASRYEYLIQNYPDLGQYHEALTNLSKSREKLADAPPADETAEPVKKKPAWWNLPARLFD, from the coding sequence TTGAAAAACGGTGAGCATCGAACGGATCAGATGAAAACGCCTCGTTTTATATTACAATGGTGTGCCACCCTCGTTCTGATGGGGTTTCTCCTGAACGGTTGCTCGTTGTGGCACTGGGCCTTCCCCCCTGAGAAAGAAGCGGAGAAGGGGCCGGCGCTGCTCCTGAGCGACGGCATGGACGCCATGGACAGGGGCTATTATCAAGAAGCCATCGACGCATTCCAGCAGATCACCGACCGGTACCCTTACAGCCGTGAAGCCTTGACCGCCGAACTCAAGCTGGCCGACGCCTATTTCGCCCGAAGGCTTTTCGAGGAAGCCTTCGGCGCCTACGGCGATTTCGAAAAACTCCACCCGAATCACCCTGAGATCCCCTATGTCATCTACCGCATGGGGCTCTGCCACTACGAGCGCATGAAATCCATCGACCGCGATCAGGAATACACGCTCAAGGCCAAAGAGCATTTCGAGCGGCTGATCAGGCGCTTTCCGGATTCCCCTTACGCCCAGTCAGCAAAACTGAAGGTTCGGGACTGCTACGAATCGCTCGCGGGGCACGAACTCTATGTCGGTAACTTTTATTACAAAACCGGCCGCTACGGCGCCGCTGCCAGCCGGTATGAATATCTGATTCAAAACTACCCCGACCTGGGGCAATACCACGAAGCCCTGACCAACCTGTCAAAAAGCCGTGAGAAACTGGCCGACGCCCCGCCTGCCGATGAAACCGCCGAACCGGTGAAAAAGAAACCGGCCTGGTGGAATCTGCCGGCACGCCTCTTCGATTAG
- the trxB gene encoding Thioredoxin reductase: MYDLIIIGGGPAGLTAGLYAARARLNTILLEKFAPGGQILTTDWVENYPGFPDGISGFELIDRMKNQAEKFGLSIESQEVIRLDLDGETKIVHTDKGKLETVGIVLATGAFPQKLGVEGEGLLTGKGVSYCATCDGPFYRDQEVAVIGGGDTAVEEALFLTRFASKVHLIHRRDKLRATQLLQERAMASEKIHIIWDTVCARITGATGVEGLDLRNVKTGEISFLPVQGAFIFIGYSPNNQLVDGLLKTDDYGFVVTDENMQTSVPGVFAGGDIRSKQLRQVSTAVGEGAAATFAAEKYIEDLKAHRETFG, translated from the coding sequence ATGTATGACCTCATTATCATCGGAGGGGGTCCAGCCGGTTTAACCGCGGGTCTCTATGCCGCCAGGGCCAGGCTCAACACGATACTGCTGGAGAAATTCGCCCCGGGCGGGCAAATTCTCACAACGGATTGGGTGGAGAACTACCCGGGTTTTCCGGACGGCATCTCCGGCTTCGAGCTGATTGACCGGATGAAGAACCAGGCGGAGAAATTCGGCCTGAGCATCGAGAGCCAGGAAGTCATCCGTCTGGACCTCGATGGAGAGACCAAGATCGTCCACACCGACAAAGGAAAACTGGAAACGGTGGGGATCGTGCTTGCAACCGGCGCCTTCCCCCAGAAACTGGGGGTCGAGGGCGAAGGCCTGCTGACCGGGAAAGGGGTATCCTACTGCGCCACCTGTGACGGCCCCTTCTACCGCGACCAGGAAGTCGCCGTCATCGGAGGCGGCGACACCGCCGTGGAGGAGGCCCTCTTTCTGACGCGCTTCGCGAGCAAGGTCCACCTCATCCACCGCCGCGACAAGCTCAGGGCTACTCAGCTCCTGCAGGAGCGCGCCATGGCCTCGGAGAAGATCCACATCATCTGGGATACGGTCTGCGCCCGGATCACCGGGGCGACCGGCGTCGAGGGCCTCGACCTTCGAAATGTAAAGACCGGGGAGATCTCCTTCCTGCCCGTGCAGGGCGCCTTCATTTTCATCGGGTATAGTCCCAACAACCAACTGGTCGATGGGCTTCTCAAAACGGACGACTACGGGTTCGTGGTCACCGACGAAAACATGCAAACCTCCGTTCCTGGTGTTTTCGCAGGCGGGGATATCCGCTCCAAACAGCTGCGGCAGGTTTCCACAGCCGTCGGAGAAGGGGCCGCCGCCACCTTCGCAGCGGAGAAGTATATCGAAGACCTGAAGGCCCACCGGGAAACCTTCGGGTGA
- the trxA gene encoding thioredoxin 1 (Evidence 2a : Function from experimental evidences in other organisms; PubMedId : 10489448, 1094461, 10947986, 1561103, 2181145, 2193685, 3891733, 4616096, 4883076, 6098320, 6099324, 7812718, 8098620, 8253691; Product type c : carrier), translating to MSDMLYVTDSTFDDEILKSDIPAMVDFWAEWCGPCKMVAPAIEELAKEYQGKVKVAKMNVDENRQTAPRFGIRNIPTLLFFKNGELVQTVIGAHPKSHIEEELKKLL from the coding sequence ATGTCTGACATGCTTTATGTAACCGACAGCACCTTCGATGACGAGATTTTGAAATCCGACATTCCGGCCATGGTCGATTTCTGGGCGGAGTGGTGCGGCCCCTGCAAAATGGTGGCGCCCGCGATCGAAGAATTGGCCAAGGAATACCAGGGCAAGGTCAAGGTCGCCAAGATGAATGTGGACGAAAACCGTCAGACGGCCCCCCGTTTCGGCATCCGCAACATCCCGACCCTCCTTTTTTTCAAGAATGGTGAACTGGTGCAAACGGTCATCGGGGCCCACCCCAAAAGCCACATCGAAGAGGAGCTGAAAAAGCTGCTGTAG
- a CDS encoding conserved hypothetical protein (Evidence 4 : Unknown function but conserved in other organisms), with protein MESPELIELMKQIEEKGIGWDKVQEKAKISHDLLNLYAKSGPVPVTVLKNLQKVLEEPAA; from the coding sequence ATGGAATCACCGGAGCTCATCGAATTGATGAAACAGATCGAAGAAAAAGGGATCGGCTGGGACAAAGTCCAGGAAAAAGCCAAAATTTCCCATGATTTACTGAATTTGTACGCTAAATCGGGCCCTGTGCCGGTCACCGTCCTGAAGAATCTCCAAAAGGTTCTGGAAGAACCGGCGGCCTGA
- a CDS encoding conserved exported hypothetical protein (Evidence 4 : Unknown function but conserved in other organisms), protein MKYALHITVILLSALLGAFGAAGPVDAQEPKKILSIEAFDMISTVPDTYLIDVRTRAEYQFVGHPMGAYLFPYRFLTDTFKKSDEEYAYQLSAKNEKFMEQVAKVFKKTDNLLVICRDGERSAQAADELLKAGFKNVYNVEDGFEGSLFPFSEDSNRHKYFRQLAKRNKIHGFNHRRHNGWQWWGLPWTYEMDPKYIYPPDLAPAEK, encoded by the coding sequence ATGAAATACGCGCTTCACATCACGGTCATACTGCTTTCGGCGCTTTTGGGCGCCTTCGGCGCCGCCGGACCGGTCGACGCTCAGGAGCCGAAGAAGATCTTGAGCATCGAAGCCTTCGACATGATCAGCACGGTCCCCGACACCTACCTCATAGACGTACGGACACGGGCCGAGTACCAGTTCGTCGGCCACCCCATGGGAGCTTATCTCTTCCCTTACCGGTTCTTGACGGATACATTCAAAAAATCGGATGAGGAATACGCCTACCAGCTGAGTGCAAAAAACGAGAAATTCATGGAGCAGGTGGCCAAAGTCTTCAAGAAGACGGACAATCTGCTCGTCATCTGCCGGGACGGTGAGCGCAGCGCCCAGGCGGCGGATGAACTCTTGAAAGCCGGCTTCAAAAACGTCTATAATGTGGAAGACGGCTTCGAAGGGTCGCTTTTTCCGTTTTCCGAGGACAGCAACCGCCACAAATATTTCAGGCAGTTGGCCAAACGCAACAAGATCCATGGATTCAACCACAGGCGGCACAACGGCTGGCAGTGGTGGGGGTTGCCCTGGACCTACGAGATGGACCCAAAATACATCTATCCGCCCGATCTTGCACCGGCCGAAAAATAA